Proteins encoded in a region of the Coriobacteriia bacterium genome:
- a CDS encoding AI-2E family transporter, translating to MTTPEARYRRWRQTSLVAWGSIGVLVLLAIALWGIGKIAGALVPFVIAFIFVFLLNWPVRVLADRGMSRGVAAILCLSSGFVVFGALVVLAGPFVVRQVMSLVDSSPESFHQAEAIVVSLQERYADIAFPQWLGGFITATGTRLSELAVAFGDEVAGAVVATGGGVATAIFDLVLAVVIAFWALKDLPKLRHEMTALVGPKYEDDAEHLISTVTRVVGGYLRGQTLASLSTGLLATVGLAVIGVPYAFVLGLITTVFNYVPYVGPFAAGLIAALVGLIKGPWIALLAIVVIVVAQNVTDTLITPRVMSDQVDLHPTLVIFSLLVGGSLFGIPGMLFAIPVAATGKGLFVYYFEQRTQRQLASEDGALFRGSGCDDERTEPSDDDAGMA from the coding sequence ATGACCACGCCCGAAGCCCGCTACCGCCGGTGGCGCCAGACCTCGCTCGTCGCGTGGGGATCCATCGGCGTGCTCGTTCTACTGGCGATTGCATTGTGGGGTATCGGCAAGATCGCCGGCGCCCTCGTGCCGTTCGTGATCGCGTTCATCTTCGTGTTCCTGCTCAACTGGCCGGTTCGCGTGCTCGCCGATCGCGGTATGTCGCGCGGCGTGGCGGCCATCCTGTGTCTGTCGTCGGGCTTCGTGGTCTTCGGTGCACTCGTCGTGCTCGCCGGACCCTTCGTGGTGCGGCAGGTCATGTCGCTCGTCGACTCGTCACCGGAGAGTTTTCATCAAGCCGAGGCCATTGTGGTTTCGCTGCAAGAACGCTACGCCGACATCGCGTTTCCGCAGTGGCTCGGTGGCTTCATCACGGCAACCGGAACTCGGCTGTCGGAGCTCGCTGTCGCCTTCGGGGACGAGGTCGCTGGCGCCGTGGTCGCCACGGGAGGCGGAGTTGCGACCGCGATCTTCGATCTCGTGCTCGCCGTGGTCATCGCGTTCTGGGCGCTCAAGGACCTGCCCAAACTGCGTCACGAGATGACGGCGCTCGTCGGGCCGAAGTACGAGGACGACGCGGAGCATCTGATCTCGACGGTCACCCGGGTGGTCGGTGGCTACCTTCGCGGGCAGACGCTCGCTTCGCTTTCCACCGGCCTTCTGGCCACCGTCGGGCTTGCAGTCATCGGCGTTCCCTACGCTTTCGTGCTTGGCCTGATCACCACCGTGTTCAACTACGTTCCCTACGTCGGTCCGTTCGCCGCGGGGCTCATCGCGGCACTTGTGGGGCTCATCAAGGGGCCGTGGATAGCGTTGCTCGCAATCGTCGTCATCGTGGTCGCGCAGAACGTGACCGATACGCTCATCACGCCCCGGGTCATGTCCGATCAGGTCGACCTGCATCCGACGCTCGTGATATTCTCGCTGCTTGTCGGCGGCTCGCTGTTCGGGATTCCGGGCATGCTGTTCGCTATCCCGGTCGCTGCCACCGGCAAGGGCCTGTTCGTCTACTACTTCGAGCAGCGCACCCAGCGACAACTCGCCAGTGAGGACGGCGCCTTGTTCCGCGGCTCCGGCTGCGATGATGAGCGTACGGAACCATCTGACGACGACGCCGGAATGGCGTAA
- the ruvX gene encoding Holliday junction resolvase RuvX: MRVLALDIGEKRIGVAVSDVTGTVATPLVVLDAKAALGDGLSIKRVADDYEVELLVVGLPRSLDGTEGPQAAKVRSAAKRIESLIGLPVAFVDERLSSSEATKAMSSAGMTERDMRGRVDMVAAALFLQTYLDAERTRDSEGR; encoded by the coding sequence ATGCGCGTTCTGGCGCTTGATATCGGCGAGAAGCGGATTGGGGTCGCGGTGTCTGACGTGACCGGGACCGTGGCGACGCCGCTCGTCGTTCTCGATGCGAAGGCGGCCCTTGGCGACGGCCTGAGCATCAAGCGCGTCGCGGATGACTACGAGGTCGAGCTGTTGGTCGTCGGACTTCCGCGCTCACTCGATGGGACCGAGGGGCCGCAGGCCGCCAAGGTTCGCTCGGCGGCCAAGCGAATCGAGTCGCTCATTGGCCTTCCTGTGGCGTTCGTGGATGAGCGGCTCTCATCGAGCGAGGCAACCAAGGCGATGTCGTCTGCGGGAATGACCGAGCGTGACATGCGTGGCCGTGTCGACATGGTGGCCGCTGCGCTGTTCCTTCAGACCTACCTGGATGCCGAGCGTACGCGCGATTCCGAAGGTCGGTGA
- the alaS gene encoding alanine--tRNA ligase: protein MNSAEIRESFLAYFESKGCTRQPSSSLIPDDPSLLLTSAGMVQFKPVFLGLKDLGFTRATTVQKCVRTTDIDIIGTTGRHHSFFEMLGNFSFGDYFKSEAAAWAWEYSTEVLGLDPERIWVSIYEDDDEAEAIWVNEVGVPAEKIVRMGAKDNFWSAGPTGPCGPCSELYYDQGPELGCDSPDCAVGCDCDRYLEYWNLVFMQYDRAEDGTLTPLPKQNIDTGMGLERIAAILQGVNSNFETDILRDLMSLAEEITGADYGASEKVSTSVRIIADHARAMTFLIADGVIPSNEGRGYVLRRLLRRAVRHGRLLGVEDAFLVRLINRVIELMGDAYPEIVEHRELITQIVSSEEERFGATLRQGVSFLETELAAVLARGDKLDGVVAFTLHDTYGFPFELTAEIAAEKGVDVDVEAFNAEMETQRERARAAVKDESWNTFGGVYNDLAQSVSTQFLGYEHDEVDSRVAAIVVAGEKVERLAAGERGELVLEKTSFYGEQGGQVGDVGVITTEAGARFVVEDTKIPHAGVVAHVGVLETGTLAAGESVHTAIDVMRRERIRRNHTATHLLHWALRLVLGDHAKQAGSFVRPDRLRFDFTHFEAMSAEQLEKVERLANAKIFENHPVRAYETSISSAREAGVTALFGEKYGDFVRVLEAGNFSKELCGGTHVGRTSEIGLLKIVSESSVGANLRRIEAVTSFDAYEQIRLEEHELNEAAAAFKVPRFDVSERAAQVVKRLKEIEAGTTRMKDAVADDELNRMISEAIDVGYRLVVTQAPSLRPQGLRTIWDVLRGRGIDAAVLLCADAETGKPIFVAAGSDAAVAAGFDAGAVVRAMAPGLGGRGGGKPAMAQGGGEDAAGIADALQVARETLGVG from the coding sequence GTGAACTCGGCCGAGATCCGCGAGAGTTTTCTTGCCTACTTCGAGAGCAAGGGATGCACACGGCAGCCCTCGTCCTCGCTCATTCCCGATGACCCGTCGCTGCTTCTTACTTCCGCGGGTATGGTGCAGTTCAAGCCGGTGTTCCTCGGCTTGAAGGACCTTGGTTTCACGCGCGCGACGACGGTCCAGAAGTGCGTTCGCACCACCGACATCGACATCATCGGCACGACGGGAAGGCATCACAGCTTCTTCGAGATGCTCGGCAACTTCAGCTTCGGCGACTACTTCAAGTCCGAGGCTGCCGCGTGGGCCTGGGAGTACTCGACCGAGGTGCTCGGTCTGGACCCGGAGCGGATCTGGGTCTCGATCTACGAGGACGACGACGAGGCAGAGGCCATCTGGGTCAACGAGGTCGGAGTGCCCGCCGAGAAGATCGTGCGCATGGGCGCGAAGGACAACTTCTGGTCGGCCGGCCCCACAGGTCCGTGCGGCCCGTGCTCGGAGCTGTACTACGACCAGGGTCCGGAGCTGGGCTGCGACAGTCCGGATTGTGCCGTCGGCTGCGACTGCGATCGCTATCTGGAGTACTGGAACCTCGTCTTCATGCAGTACGACCGCGCCGAAGACGGGACGCTGACCCCGCTTCCGAAGCAGAACATCGACACCGGGATGGGGCTTGAGCGAATCGCCGCGATTCTGCAGGGTGTGAACTCGAACTTCGAGACCGACATCCTGCGCGACCTCATGTCCCTGGCCGAGGAGATCACGGGCGCGGACTACGGCGCCAGCGAGAAGGTCTCAACCTCGGTCCGCATCATCGCCGACCATGCCCGCGCGATGACCTTCCTCATCGCCGACGGCGTCATCCCGAGCAACGAGGGCCGTGGGTATGTGCTCAGACGGCTGCTTCGCCGCGCGGTGCGCCATGGCCGCCTGCTTGGCGTTGAAGACGCGTTCCTCGTACGGCTCATCAACCGCGTCATCGAGCTGATGGGCGACGCATACCCGGAGATCGTCGAGCACCGCGAGCTGATCACGCAGATCGTCTCCAGCGAGGAGGAGCGTTTCGGCGCAACCCTTCGGCAGGGCGTGAGCTTCCTCGAGACCGAACTGGCTGCGGTGCTTGCGCGCGGCGACAAGCTCGATGGCGTCGTCGCATTCACGCTTCACGACACCTACGGCTTTCCGTTCGAGCTGACCGCCGAGATCGCCGCCGAGAAGGGCGTCGACGTCGACGTCGAGGCGTTCAACGCCGAGATGGAGACGCAGCGCGAACGTGCGCGTGCGGCCGTCAAGGACGAGTCGTGGAACACGTTCGGCGGCGTATACAACGACCTTGCGCAGTCAGTGAGCACCCAGTTCCTCGGGTACGAGCATGACGAAGTCGACTCACGCGTCGCCGCGATCGTGGTCGCAGGCGAGAAGGTCGAGCGCCTCGCAGCAGGGGAGCGCGGCGAGCTCGTGCTCGAGAAGACGTCCTTCTACGGTGAACAGGGCGGACAGGTCGGCGACGTGGGCGTCATCACGACCGAGGCCGGCGCTCGTTTCGTCGTCGAGGACACCAAGATTCCGCACGCCGGTGTCGTGGCTCACGTCGGCGTCCTCGAGACGGGAACCCTAGCAGCCGGCGAGAGCGTACATACGGCGATTGATGTCATGCGCCGCGAGCGCATCCGCCGCAACCACACCGCGACCCATCTGCTGCACTGGGCACTTCGTCTCGTACTCGGCGATCATGCAAAGCAGGCCGGGTCGTTTGTGCGCCCCGATCGCCTCCGCTTCGACTTCACGCACTTCGAGGCGATGAGCGCCGAACAGCTCGAGAAGGTTGAGCGACTTGCGAACGCCAAGATCTTCGAGAACCACCCGGTCCGCGCCTATGAGACGTCGATCTCTTCGGCTCGCGAAGCCGGAGTGACCGCGCTGTTCGGCGAGAAGTACGGCGATTTTGTGCGCGTGCTCGAGGCGGGCAACTTCAGCAAGGAGTTGTGCGGGGGCACCCATGTGGGCCGTACGAGCGAGATCGGCCTGCTCAAGATTGTGAGCGAGAGCAGCGTCGGGGCGAATCTTCGCCGTATCGAGGCGGTCACATCTTTCGACGCCTACGAGCAGATCCGGCTCGAGGAGCACGAGCTCAACGAGGCTGCGGCGGCGTTCAAGGTGCCGCGATTCGACGTCTCGGAGCGTGCCGCACAGGTCGTCAAGCGACTCAAGGAGATCGAAGCCGGTACGACGCGGATGAAGGACGCCGTCGCTGATGACGAGCTCAACCGCATGATCTCCGAGGCAATCGATGTCGGGTATCGCCTCGTGGTCACCCAGGCGCCCTCGCTCCGCCCGCAGGGGCTCCGCACGATCTGGGACGTCCTGCGTGGGCGTGGTATCGATGCCGCGGTACTGCTGTGCGCCGACGCCGAGACCGGCAAGCCGATCTTCGTGGCGGCCGGCTCCGACGCCGCTGTCGCTGCCGGCTTCGACGCTGGCGCCGTGGTGCGCGCCATGGCTCCCGGGTTGGGCGGCCGCGGTGGCGGCAAGCCGGCGATGGCGCAGGGCGGCGGCGAGGACGCGGCCGGCATCGCTGACGCCCTTCAGGTCGCACGCGAGACGCTCGGCGTCGGCTAG
- a CDS encoding SigB/SigF/SigG family RNA polymerase sigma factor — protein MPTRSGAHKQSRRLSWDKVHTKNLFRKYRLEGDEDARDELVTMYLNLVKYLASRFRNRGEPIDDLIQVGTIGLIKAIDRFDIERQVEFTTYATPTIVGELKRYFRDKGWAIKVPRRLQELSFKVNQAVDALTQRLQRSPTIPEIGEYLGVTPEEVLEAMETSEAYNFVSLESDRGGDGSDSFSILEYVGKDDALMAVIDDRTTLSAAFKQLTPQEQRVLYLRFFEGLTQTEIARQLDISQMQVSRLLRRTLRVLRENIVRE, from the coding sequence ATGCCGACTAGGAGCGGAGCGCATAAGCAGTCACGCCGCCTCTCGTGGGACAAGGTCCACACAAAGAACCTGTTTCGCAAGTATCGGCTTGAGGGCGATGAAGACGCTCGTGACGAACTCGTCACGATGTATCTCAATCTCGTGAAGTACCTCGCGAGCCGCTTCCGCAACCGTGGGGAGCCCATCGACGATCTCATCCAGGTGGGTACCATCGGGCTGATCAAGGCCATCGACCGCTTCGACATCGAGCGCCAGGTGGAGTTCACCACCTACGCGACGCCGACCATCGTCGGCGAGCTGAAGCGCTACTTCCGGGACAAGGGGTGGGCAATCAAGGTCCCACGCCGTCTGCAGGAACTCTCGTTTAAGGTGAATCAGGCGGTCGATGCACTCACGCAGCGGCTGCAGCGCTCACCGACGATTCCCGAGATCGGTGAGTATCTCGGCGTCACACCTGAAGAGGTGCTCGAGGCGATGGAGACGAGCGAGGCGTACAACTTCGTCTCGCTTGAGAGCGATCGTGGAGGCGACGGGTCAGACTCCTTCTCGATTCTCGAGTACGTGGGCAAAGATGACGCGCTCATGGCCGTGATCGATGACCGTACGACGCTGTCGGCCGCGTTCAAGCAGCTCACGCCGCAGGAGCAGCGCGTGCTCTACCTGCGATTCTTCGAAGGGCTCACGCAGACGGAGATCGCTCGGCAGCTCGACATCTCGCAGATGCAGGTCTCGCGGCTGTTGCGCCGCACCCTGAGGGTGCTTCGCGAGAACATCGTGAGGGAGTGA
- a CDS encoding ATP-binding protein — MGHDLITLTVPARSDYARTVRMTAAALVGRMDMSYDDVEDVRMAAEEAFVYAVDTFDDDASVVFEFRVGDNEIEISVPLGSKCVSADEPDDAASLAGFILESVCDEHEFATGENGAFLRLVKRAGSADAD; from the coding sequence ATGGGACACGATCTGATCACCCTCACGGTTCCTGCGCGCAGTGACTACGCGCGCACGGTCCGCATGACCGCAGCGGCGCTGGTCGGCCGGATGGACATGAGCTACGACGATGTCGAAGACGTGCGGATGGCGGCAGAGGAAGCCTTCGTCTACGCAGTCGACACGTTCGACGACGACGCGTCGGTCGTCTTCGAGTTTCGAGTCGGCGACAACGAGATCGAGATATCGGTACCACTCGGCAGCAAGTGCGTCTCGGCAGATGAACCCGACGATGCCGCTTCACTTGCAGGCTTCATCCTCGAGTCCGTGTGCGACGAGCATGAGTTCGCAACCGGCGAAAACGGTGCGTTCTTGCGGCTCGTGAAGCGCGCCGGGAGCGCCGATGCCGACTAG